TTATGATCAGGTGCTTCCCCAGATTAACTCAACAATCAGCATAATTTTAAGATATAAACCTGTTTACTTATCTTTCCTAACAAATGGCATAACTTTTAGATGCAAAGAGCCGGACTAAAACCAGATGTTGTGAGCTATTCTCTGCTCATCAAAGCTTACGGGAAAGCTAGGAGGGAAGATGAAGCATTGGCGGTGTTTGAAGAGATGCTTGATGCTGGAATCAGGTTCGATTTTGTTTTAGCACGCTGAGGCTTGAGAATTGGACATTGCTGGCTTGTGTAATGATGATTCCTGTTGTTGGCAAAATTTGGTTAAAGTCGCCTGTCATGTTTAAGCTGCATGTAAGCGCTTCATACATGTGAAACTTGAGTTACAGTCGCCAGATCGGGCTGCATGGCCACAAATTCTTGTTGTCCCATGTGATGGTGGTCAAACACGTCTTTTCAGGTCCTAATAATAGTAGGAAGTAAATTCGGTGCTGTTTAAAGAAACCAAGACCTCTATTGAATGCATAAATTTAAAGAAATATGTGAAGTTCACCACATTCCAGCTGAAGAATAGTCTTCAGATTAGTGTTTTCTCATAGGAGGTAATCCAGAATATGCTATTGGTGATCTCATTGGATGTTATTTGTCCAGGCCAACACGCAAATCATACAACATCTTGCTTGATGCATTCGCAGTATCTGGATTAGTAGAAGAGGCTCGAACAGTTTTCAAGACTATGAGAAGACACAGGTATGTACGACCTGCATTCTTTAATTTAAAAGAACTTCAGAAAGGTGCATCTGCTGGTTTCTTACCTTGTCACACTATTTGCTTGTGCAGGGTTGAGCCTGATCTCTGCTCTTACACAACAATGCTCTTAGCTTACGTAAATGCTTCTGATATGGATGGGGCTGAGAAATTTTTCCGTCGGATCAAAGACGATGGTTTGAGGCCAAACGTTGTTGCTTATGGAACTCTGATGAAAGGCTACTCAAAGTTGGACGATGTTGAGAAAGTAATGCGGGTTTATGAGCGAATGCGGATGCAGGGTGTTGAACCCAATCAAACCATCTTTACCACCATCATGGATGCACATGGCAGGAACTCAGATTTCGGAAATGCTGTCATTTGGTTCAACGAAATGGAAACACGTGGATACCCCCCAGACAAGAAAGCGAAGAACATCCTGCTTTCTCTTGCTAAAACAcctgaagaacaagaagaagcgaatGAGTTGACGGGGAATGGTGCGGTTCAGCTTGAAGTAAAACCCAACGGCATGCCCTCCGGCTTAGGTACCAATGGTGCCGATGTGGACGAAGCTGGGCTAACTGATAGTACTGCACATCACCACTCCTTAAATGGCGCATCCACAAGTGATCTAAATGGTAGAAACAAGGCGGGAAGCAGTGGTTttgaggatgaagacgacgacgatgattaCGAGGAACTGGATGATGAAGAGTTAGATTTTGTTTCTTTCAAAGATAAGCGAGAACTAAATTTTGCGACTTGATATGTCTAAGCATTGGTGTATATTTTCTTGTTCTAAAACTTATGATAGCTTTTCCTATGAAAAAAAAGGACTTCGTGGTATTCTCAAAATGCGTCAATACAGCTGTGCCTGGATGGTGTTTTTACCTAGCGCTGTTTGTAAGTCTTAAGTGGGTCGAACCAGTGGTGGATCCCTGTTGCATAACTGACATTATTTATCAGGTTAGTTCTTACTATTTCGGTTGATTTCAGAGAAATGCTGACCACTCACTCCGTAGTGATCTAAaaggttttatatttgtttatagAGGTAAGTACTATTGTATGAGGATTACATTTTCTTTTACCAAAACATGGACTTGTATACGGTCAAAAGGTTTTGGTGGTTGTTTATCATCGGTTGTCAACAGATGGAACCGGATCGATGTTTGTATCAAGTACTTAAGTTTTTCGCACTCAAAAAATAGAGTAGTACTTCACTTTTGTCTATGGAACCCTTTTCTTCAGTTCAGGTACAGGACAATTGTATTTCTTATTTAGGAGTGACGGTGGGCATGCCCCAAAAATCAActcccccacccctcccctcccGCGTCGCCCCGCATcgaatgccttcaagaagggagcaaTACTCAAGCATCGCCTCACCGAATCCAACCACCAAGGCCAGAATCTAAACTTTCACCCTGAAGAATCAATCCGAgtatatccgagcaatgccttcaacacggTACCGATGTAAAACATcgtcattgccaggtataaccagcCCGGGTCAGACCTAGGCATTCACCTCAGAGCTCGCGACTAGGTACTCCAGTAGCACGACCATCGAAGTCACTTAACTGTTGTCGGCACCACTTTTTCGCAATCCCAGCAGCGCATGCGATGCCTATTGCCGCTGCACAACCATCCCTCTGCGACAAATCGTTGTCCCTAATTTGCATCTCACCACCGGAGTAATCACTAGATCTTGAGAGATGAACACCCGAAGATCCTTCGATGACCATCGCCGTCATGGAACCGTGGGAGGTAGCTGCAACATTGTTTGTAGTTAACCCCACTCGGTGGACCAGATATTAATCAACACCACCAAGTCGTGAAGCGAGCATCGTCATCCGGACGACAACTACGTGGAAGTCCACCACCTCGTTGTCGCGGTCCACCTGCTAGAGAGCCCGACTGGTGGCGAGGACACCAACGCCAAAGTAGCCATCATTGTGCAGCTCCGGACTGGTGGCGAGGACGTACAAATGGTGGTATCCGTCGCTGCCACCAAGGGGCGTTGCAGAGAGGGATCCTGCCGACAATCAGTGGATGTCTTGGTGTGGATGGGCGCGAGCAGTTGATGATCCGTTTTCTCCGGTCGCCAGCCAAGGGGGCACCAGATCTGGGCGGAGAACCCACCAGAGCATCTGCCGAGGCCGCTGCCTTCACCCAGCGTGATCGCCGCGCCTGTTGGATAAGTTACGACCGGAGCCTGCCGCTGCATCTTGCCCAGCAGTCCAGGAACCCGATTGCCACACCACCATGGATATGCTCCAGAGTTGCGCCGTCCCCACGTCCTAGCGCCAGTCGAGGAAAACACCCCGCCGCCATCGTCACCGGAGCCTGTCGAGCTTCGCTGGCCGGCGGCGAGATGAGGGGAGGGAGTGGAGGACGACTAAGCGGCGCAAGGGTTTCACCCCCTGAGTCGCTAGGGAGGGCGACGCGGGGGTCGTGCGTGCGGTTAGGTGTCTTAAGATTGCTACACATATTCTGAGAGAAAGCGTGGCAATGTTGCTCGTCAAAAACCGTTTACGTTGTTGACCTCGTAACCGGAGGAATAATGTAGGAGGTGAAAGACTGGCCTAACATTTAGAGGGAGGCGGTGTCCTTTGAGACGGATTGGCCTGCGATATTTGCTTCTCGCGGCTTGGCAGCCGAGCAGCACCGTGAGACTTTACAAAAATGATGAGATTGATTTTGTCCTTTAATTTACTTAACAAAAGAATTGTTGGAACAAAGTATTATTGTGGGTAGGCATGTATGAATTATGAATGCATTTGATTTGATTTCTGCACAGTTTTGAGCTATATGTATTTTTTTCTTCACAAATACTACTTGTGTACTACCTAtgtaccaaaatataagacattttattTTGATATTTTGGTACCGAGGGAGTATTCAGTACTCGAGAAAAAAGTTCAAATAGAAGAACAATTAAATTCAAATTCACATTCAAACCATTCCTTTATTTAAATCCTCTGACGGATCCCTCCCGGCAAAAACGGCACACGACGACGTCTTCTCAGGCGCCGGCACGCACCACGGGGGTCCACGCGACGCGAGCACCGCCATTTTGCCGCCGCTTGCCGGACGCCACCTGTTCGCGCCGTCTCCATGCCTCTGCCTCCCCCCGGCATCATCCTTCGCGACGCGCGGACGCCGCGGGGGTTCGTCCAGCTcctcgcctcctcctccccgctTCCGCCGGGCCCGTCCGCCGCGGCGCAGTGCCATGGGCTGGCCACCAAGCTCGGCCTCGCGGCCAGCAACGTCTTCGCGGGCACCGCCCTCCTCGCCTTCtactgccgctgccgccgcccgggCGACGCCCGGCggctgttcgacgaaatgcctgAGAGGAGCGGCGTCACCTGGAGCGCGCTCGTCTACGGCCACGCGCGGTCCAGCGCGCCCGGCCTCGCCGTGGAGGCGTTCGGAAGCATGGTGCGCGCCGGCTTCTCCCCCACGGCGGCGGCCGTGTCCAGCGCCCTTGTCGCGTGCGCAAGGATGGAGGACGCCCGCGTCGGGGCGATGATCCACGCCGCTGGCCTCAAGTGCGGCGGCAGCGTCTGTGACAGCGTCGTCGTCGGGACTGCGTTGGTGGACATGTACGCCAAATGCCGTGATGTTTCGGCTGCTCAGCGGGTTCTTGAGGAGATGGAAGAGAAGAATGTGGCCACTTTTACGGCTCTTCTGGGCGGGTTTGCCTCAGCCGGAAGACCTTGCGAGGCCATGGTGTTGGTCAGGGAGATGGAACAGTCGGGGGTGGCACCAAACATGATGACATACAGCAGTCTTCTCAGCTCATTCGAGAGCCACCAGGACCTAGACCATGGGAGGCAAACACATTGTGCGGTGGTAAAGAAGGGTCTCGAGCACAATCCGTATGTTCTGTCCACTCTTATGACCATGTACTCCAAGTGTGGCAGCTTAGATGATTTCAGGGAGGTACAGATGAGTGTTTCGTGTCAGGATCAGGTCACGCTCAATTCCGTGATCTCGGGGCTCTCCTGTTTGGGAAGAGGCGACGAGGCGTTTCAGCAGTTCTTGGAGATGAGACGGCATGGCGCTGACACAGATATGTTCACCTTTGGCAGCATGCTGAAGGCTATAGGGAGCTCATCCTCACTGCTGGAGGGAAGACAAGTCCATGCTCTGATCCTCAAAACTGGGTATGAGTCTGATGTGAATGTCCAGAATGGACTGATTTCCATGTACGCCAGGCGTGGCGAGATAGGGGAAGCCAGGGATGTTTTCGCTTGGGTGGAAGCGCCTGACTTGGTCTCCTGGAATTCGCTTCTGACAGGATATGCTCAACATGGTTATGGCAAAGCGGTGGTTGAGGTGTTTGAACAGATGAGGAGACTGCATGTTCAGCCAGACAACACAACCTTCTTGCTGGTGCTTACAGCTTGCAGCCACGCCGGTTTGGTGGATACAGGGTTGGAGTACTTCAACCTGATGAAGACAAACGGGTTTCTCGCAGAGGCACGGCTAGAGCACTACGCGTGCGTGGTCGATCTTCTTGGACGAGCAGGCCATCTCCAAGAAGCCGAGGCTTTGATCAACGACATGCCTATTGAACCTGGCGTCTCGGTGTACAGAGCTCTGCTTAGTGCCTGCCAGATCCACGGCAACCTTGAGATTGCGATCCGGGTGTCCACGCGCCTGATCGAGCTCTACCCTCACGACTCCTCTGCCCATGTTCAGCTGTCAAAGGTCTTTGCCGGTGATGGCCACTGGGGTGATGCTGCCGAGGTCAGGGAGGCCATGGCAGGTAAAGGGATAGTGAAGAACCCTGCTTGGAGCTGTGTTGAGGACCGGGTACAGGTTGGATAAGAAGGTTGAGATCCCATAGATTTGCCGTTGTTAACTGTAGGTAATGGTCAGCTATGTTGCAGTGTTCACTGAAGGTAATGCCAGAAATCACTCATAAATCCGGTGAACCTCTGATGAAGTTTGGAGAGCAGAGATAGTTCCTGGCATCAATTTATAAGAAAACACAAATCATATGCCTTCACACGATCCTGTACTTATACATCATTAATATGAATTGCAGCGCTGTTGATAAAATTTCCTGATATTGCAAGGATTTTGTGCTACTGAAACCAAGACCATTGGAGTGCTGAGTAACCAAAGCCTATGATTAAGACTGTCAGGACCCGAATCTGATGCATGAAGAATTCAGGTTATTATGTTAGACCTATAATCGTTTTTAGGGAGATCAGCACCTGTACGTCAGTTAACTGATACAGGCTAGATAAGAAGGTTGAGATCACAGCATCCTGTACTTATAAATCATTTACAGCATATGAATTGCAGCAATGTTGATAAAAAAATCCCCTGATACCCCAAGAATTCATGCTGCTGAAAACAAGACTATAGGAGCACTGACTAACGAAAGGCCAAGATTAAATTCATGAGGACCCCAGGTTTGATATATGAAGATGAAGAACAGGTCAGTATATCAGCACTTTACTACTGTACTTTTTTAGGAAAAAATCAGCACCTTTACTTGTCTTTAGGGAAATCATCACCTTTACTTGCCATTTGATCATGAAGCAAGACTTATGTATCATTACGGCCGATGAATTGCAGCTTAAT
The Triticum dicoccoides isolate Atlit2015 ecotype Zavitan chromosome 3A, WEW_v2.0, whole genome shotgun sequence genome window above contains:
- the LOC119270721 gene encoding pentatricopeptide repeat-containing protein At1g11290, chloroplastic-like, whose translation is MPLPPPGIILRDARTPRGFVQLLASSSPLPPGPSAAAQCHGLATKLGLAASNVFAGTALLAFYCRCRRPGDARRLFDEMPERSGVTWSALVYGHARSSAPGLAVEAFGSMVRAGFSPTAAAVSSALVACARMEDARVGAMIHAAGLKCGGSVCDSVVVGTALVDMYAKCRDVSAAQRVLEEMEEKNVATFTALLGGFASAGRPCEAMVLVREMEQSGVAPNMMTYSSLLSSFESHQDLDHGRQTHCAVVKKGLEHNPYVLSTLMTMYSKCGSLDDFREVQMSVSCQDQVTLNSVISGLSCLGRGDEAFQQFLEMRRHGADTDMFTFGSMLKAIGSSSSLLEGRQVHALILKTGYESDVNVQNGLISMYARRGEIGEARDVFAWVEAPDLVSWNSLLTGYAQHGYGKAVVEVFEQMRRLHVQPDNTTFLLVLTACSHAGLVDTGLEYFNLMKTNGFLAEARLEHYACVVDLLGRAGHLQEAEALINDMPIEPGVSVYRALLSACQIHGNLEIAIRVSTRLIELYPHDSSAHVQLSKVFAGDGHWGDAAEVREAMAGKGIVKNPAWSCVEDRVQVG